A stretch of the Chlamydia pecorum E58 genome encodes the following:
- a CDS encoding DUF648 domain-containing protein, translating to MESITLYSWDTASLSAKCAVLLDRYFYFGGEQTQIITTDGKSYVICRRIHGSHVSLLEKVLKIISYLFLPILILALLLRTILHITYRVTFIYVDSSTPEFFFKVLAASSPTEIRHCVQNIQGMFINIPRKHIMTLPLVQNDILTKVTLSVNWEGLQLELAQRLNKISVQRGCLEKLFPCWFKRSGEEELSQDEKLWLVGDFISFLQRKYEELKMRNAYPNRLFLSYEEENYETRGYLSLFQKKQSTLGLEALRFLQSLNIISNFVVDSSGIHIFFG from the coding sequence ATGGAAAGCATTACCTTATATTCATGGGATACAGCATCGCTATCGGCAAAGTGTGCGGTTTTATTAGACCGCTATTTTTATTTTGGGGGAGAACAAACTCAGATTATTACTACGGATGGGAAATCTTATGTTATTTGTCGAAGAATACATGGGTCTCATGTTTCTCTTTTAGAAAAGGTTTTAAAGATCATAAGTTATCTTTTCTTGCCGATTTTAATTTTGGCATTATTATTACGTACAATTTTACATATTACATATAGGGTAACTTTTATTTATGTAGATTCGTCTACTCCGGAATTTTTTTTTAAGGTATTAGCAGCAAGTTCTCCTACAGAAATTCGACATTGTGTGCAAAATATTCAGGGAATGTTTATAAACATCCCTCGAAAACATATTATGACTTTACCTTTGGTGCAAAATGATATTTTAACCAAGGTAACCCTAAGTGTAAATTGGGAAGGATTACAGTTAGAACTTGCCCAACGTTTAAATAAAATCTCTGTACAACGTGGGTGTTTAGAAAAACTATTTCCTTGCTGGTTTAAAAGAAGCGGAGAAGAAGAATTATCTCAAGATGAAAAGTTATGGCTAGTTGGAGACTTTATTAGTTTTCTTCAGCGTAAGTACGAGGAGTTAAAAATGCGTAACGCGTATCCCAACAGATTATTCTTGTCTTATGAAGAAGAGAATTATGAAACTAGGGGGTACTTGAGTCTATTTCAAAAGAAGCAATCTACTTTAGGACTTGAGGCTTTAAGATTTCTTCAATCTTTAAATATTATTTCAAATTTTGTTGTAGACTCTTCTGGAATACATATCTTTTTTGGATAG
- the tsaD gene encoding tRNA (adenosine(37)-N6)-threonylcarbamoyltransferase complex transferase subunit TsaD yields MLTLGLESTCDETACAVVNDKNQICSNIVASQEIHAAYGGVVPELASRAHLQNLPVVVEAALRQAELTLKDIDLIAVTHTPGLIGSLSVGVHFAKGLSQGSGIPLIGVNHVEAHLYAAYMTVQDVHFPALGLVVSGAHTAMFFMDSPTSYKLIGKTRDDALGETFDKVGRFLQLPYPGGARLEKLALQGNASAYPFAPSKVPGYDFSFSGLKTAVLYAIKGNNSNHCTPFPELSETTKANIAASFQKAACATVAQKLSSVVQEFSCQSILVGGGVASNLYFQEMLKAACDTPVYVPSANLCSDNAAMVAGLGGRCFQNHVNTPCISPCARSHWESVWESSCSLP; encoded by the coding sequence ATGCTCACTTTAGGCTTAGAAAGCACATGTGATGAAACGGCTTGTGCTGTAGTTAATGATAAAAACCAGATTTGCTCAAACATTGTTGCTTCCCAAGAAATTCATGCTGCCTATGGGGGAGTAGTTCCGGAACTTGCCTCGCGTGCCCATCTACAAAATCTTCCCGTTGTTGTGGAAGCAGCTCTAAGGCAAGCTGAGCTTACCCTCAAAGATATCGACTTAATTGCAGTAACACATACACCGGGGCTCATCGGTTCCTTATCTGTTGGGGTGCATTTTGCTAAAGGGCTCTCTCAAGGCTCTGGCATTCCTCTCATTGGGGTGAACCACGTTGAGGCCCACCTATATGCAGCCTATATGACAGTGCAAGATGTGCACTTCCCTGCCCTAGGGCTTGTGGTTTCTGGAGCCCATACGGCCATGTTTTTCATGGACTCTCCAACATCCTATAAGCTCATTGGGAAAACTCGAGACGATGCTTTAGGAGAAACTTTTGATAAGGTTGGAAGATTCTTACAGCTTCCCTATCCTGGAGGAGCACGATTAGAAAAACTTGCCTTACAGGGAAATGCCTCGGCATATCCCTTTGCTCCATCTAAAGTTCCTGGTTATGACTTTTCCTTTAGTGGTTTAAAAACTGCAGTTCTCTATGCCATTAAAGGAAACAATAGCAACCACTGCACCCCCTTCCCAGAGCTTTCAGAAACAACAAAGGCAAATATCGCGGCTTCCTTTCAAAAAGCTGCCTGCGCAACTGTTGCACAAAAACTCTCCTCTGTTGTACAAGAATTTTCTTGCCAATCTATACTTGTTGGCGGGGGAGTAGCTAGCAATTTGTATTTTCAGGAAATGCTAAAAGCTGCCTGTGATACACCGGTATACGTTCCCTCTGCGAATCTCTGTTCCGATAACGCAGCGATGGTTGCAGGTTTGGGAGGACGATGCTTTCAAAATCATGTAAACACTCCATGTATTTCTCCATGTGCAAGATCCCATTGGGAATCCGTTTGGGAGTCCTCCTGCTCTCTCCCTTAA
- a CDS encoding YihY/virulence factor BrkB family protein, which translates to MFLKFFNKKRTKKSLLYKLLNSTILRTPVVAFKILWRNESTKEACTLSYYGLLSCIPILVFFLRLSQYLFSNIQWQEWLVLKFPDYKEPIHAIVEAARNSSGSNIGLVLVGSFFVFCWAGILMLLSLEDGLNKIFRTGWTPVSRQRLIAYLIIILISPMIFIILCGAWVYITQIMPLQYPLLFKINSSITAIYLFSRLVPYVILYLTLFCLFSFLPRVFVDKPSALISSLIVGSIWIVFQKAFFCLQALLFNYSFTYGALVALPSVLLLLYSYATIYLFGGALTFVIQNRGCVFLIFNYKPLPDCYLKLTTITYILAFVTKCFNEALPAPTAKDLSKNSNLPIGEISQCLDILENEGLILSLNKIYQPAHNLEKLTIKDIIQKLMHADSIELLSMNNTIHLIQTKLRKLLKESGLSNSNLTLSEIAKQLR; encoded by the coding sequence ATGTTTCTAAAATTTTTTAATAAAAAACGAACTAAGAAATCACTGCTCTATAAACTCTTAAACTCTACAATTCTTAGAACTCCCGTTGTAGCTTTTAAAATCCTATGGCGCAATGAATCAACGAAGGAGGCCTGCACGTTAAGTTATTATGGATTACTTTCTTGCATTCCTATTTTGGTGTTTTTCCTTCGTCTATCTCAATACCTTTTTTCAAACATTCAATGGCAAGAGTGGTTGGTACTTAAATTTCCAGATTATAAAGAGCCAATCCATGCTATTGTAGAAGCAGCAAGAAACTCCTCAGGAAGCAACATAGGTCTTGTTCTTGTTGGTAGCTTTTTTGTTTTCTGTTGGGCAGGAATTTTAATGCTTCTCTCTTTAGAGGATGGGCTCAATAAGATCTTTAGGACAGGATGGACCCCTGTTTCCAGACAAAGATTAATCGCCTATCTGATTATTATCCTTATCAGTCCGATGATTTTTATTATCCTTTGTGGTGCTTGGGTATACATCACACAAATTATGCCTCTGCAATACCCACTTTTATTTAAAATAAATTCCTCTATAACAGCAATCTACCTATTCTCAAGACTTGTCCCCTATGTCATTCTCTACCTTACACTATTTTGCCTGTTTTCTTTTCTTCCTCGAGTTTTTGTCGATAAGCCCTCTGCTCTCATTTCTTCGTTAATTGTTGGAAGCATCTGGATCGTATTCCAAAAGGCATTTTTCTGCCTTCAGGCACTTCTTTTTAACTATAGCTTCACCTACGGTGCTCTGGTTGCTCTTCCTTCAGTTCTTCTTCTTCTTTACTCTTATGCTACGATCTATCTATTCGGAGGTGCTTTAACCTTTGTTATCCAAAATCGCGGGTGTGTATTTCTTATCTTTAACTATAAACCTCTTCCAGACTGTTATCTAAAGCTCACAACAATAACGTATATCCTTGCCTTTGTCACAAAGTGCTTTAATGAAGCTCTTCCTGCACCCACAGCTAAAGATCTTTCTAAAAACTCAAATCTCCCTATTGGGGAGATCTCCCAATGCTTAGATATCTTAGAAAACGAAGGTCTGATTCTCTCTTTAAACAAAATTTACCAACCTGCCCACAATCTGGAAAAGCTTACCATCAAAGATATTATACAAAAGCTCATGCATGCGGACTCTATAGAACTTCTTTCTATGAATAACACGATACACCTGATACAAACGAAATTGCGCAAACTATTAAAGGAAAGCGGCCTAAGCAACAGTAACCTTACCTTATCGGAGATTGCTAAGCAGCTAAGATGA
- a CDS encoding amino acid ABC transporter permease, which yields MENFAATAKLLFHGCLYTLGISSVAILCGSFLGVVIGTGTSRYSSCRIFRILGNSYVTVIRGTPLFIQILIIYFGLPSVICLDPSPLMAGIMALTINSAAYLAENIRGGINAISVGQWESAKVLGYRPYQTFLYILYPQVFRNVLPSLMNEFIALIKESSILMVVGIPELTKVSKDIVSRELNPMEMYSICAALYLMMTTVFSYIARVFEEKKV from the coding sequence ATGGAGAATTTCGCTGCAACTGCAAAGTTATTGTTTCATGGATGTCTTTACACTTTAGGGATTAGTAGTGTTGCGATTCTTTGTGGGTCTTTTTTAGGGGTAGTTATTGGAACTGGAACATCGCGTTATTCTTCTTGTAGGATCTTTAGGATTCTAGGGAATAGTTATGTAACTGTGATCCGAGGGACTCCGTTATTTATCCAAATTTTGATTATTTATTTTGGTCTTCCTTCTGTGATTTGTTTGGATCCTTCTCCGTTAATGGCAGGAATTATGGCATTAACCATAAACTCTGCAGCTTATCTTGCGGAGAACATCCGTGGAGGGATTAATGCAATTTCTGTAGGGCAGTGGGAGTCTGCGAAGGTTTTAGGATATCGACCTTATCAGACGTTTCTTTATATTTTGTATCCTCAGGTGTTTAGGAATGTTCTTCCTTCATTGATGAATGAGTTTATTGCGTTAATTAAGGAGAGCAGCATTTTGATGGTAGTAGGGATCCCGGAACTAACCAAGGTATCTAAGGATATTGTCTCTAGGGAATTGAACCCCATGGAGATGTATAGTATTTGCGCTGCCTTGTATTTAATGATGACTACAGTGTTTTCGTATATTGCTAGGGTTTTTGAGGAGAAGAAGGTATGA
- a CDS encoding arginine repressor, with translation MKKKIAIEDMLKEFLSQKGASTQEELCEKFISLGIPMTQSSISRWLRKIRAVKVHGKEGCRYVLPESSEEFKLCFLVSSVRYNLFMIVIRTAPGSASWVAGILDKQFPKEILGTLAGDDTIFIAPAKDQNLPDLAQTLANFLQVSCA, from the coding sequence ATGAAAAAAAAAATTGCTATTGAAGATATGTTGAAGGAATTTTTGAGTCAAAAGGGGGCTTCGACTCAGGAAGAACTTTGTGAGAAGTTTATCTCGCTAGGTATTCCCATGACCCAGTCGTCTATTTCAAGATGGCTAAGGAAGATTCGTGCGGTTAAGGTACATGGGAAGGAGGGGTGTCGCTATGTGTTGCCAGAAAGTTCTGAGGAGTTTAAGCTTTGTTTCCTTGTTTCTTCTGTGCGTTATAATCTGTTTATGATTGTAATTCGTACTGCTCCGGGATCGGCATCTTGGGTGGCAGGGATTTTAGATAAGCAGTTTCCTAAAGAAATTTTAGGAACATTAGCTGGAGACGATACAATTTTTATCGCTCCAGCTAAAGACCAGAACCTCCCCGATTTAGCACAAACTTTAGCAAACTTCTTGCAAGTTAGTTGTGCATAA
- the rpe gene encoding ribulose-phosphate 3-epimerase has protein sequence MGADLSCLGKEVKRVEEAGADLIHIDVMDGHFVPNITFGPGIIAAINRSTDLFLEVHAMVYNPFDFIEDFVRAGADRIIVHFEASENIKELLSYIKKCGVQAGLAFSPETSMEFIPSFLPYCDVVLLMSVSPGFCGQGFIEETTEKIAFTRHVIERLGLKECLVEVDGGIDPRSAKLCREAGVDILVAASYLFDSQTTETLGSKISLIRGES, from the coding sequence ATGGGCGCAGATCTTTCTTGTTTAGGGAAAGAGGTAAAAAGGGTCGAGGAGGCTGGAGCAGACCTTATTCACATTGACGTTATGGATGGACATTTTGTCCCGAATATTACTTTTGGCCCTGGGATAATTGCAGCAATTAATAGATCTACGGATTTGTTTCTTGAAGTCCATGCAATGGTGTATAATCCCTTTGATTTTATAGAAGATTTTGTAAGGGCAGGAGCTGATCGGATCATCGTTCATTTTGAAGCTTCTGAGAATATTAAGGAGCTTTTGTCTTATATAAAAAAATGTGGAGTTCAGGCAGGGCTTGCTTTTTCTCCCGAAACTTCTATGGAATTTATTCCTTCTTTTTTACCTTATTGCGATGTTGTATTATTGATGTCAGTTTCTCCAGGCTTTTGTGGACAAGGGTTTATCGAGGAAACGACAGAAAAGATTGCCTTTACTCGGCATGTTATAGAACGGCTAGGATTAAAAGAATGTTTGGTAGAAGTGGATGGGGGCATAGATCCTCGCTCTGCAAAGCTCTGTCGCGAAGCTGGAGTAGATATTTTAGTCGCCGCATCTTATTTGTTTGATTCACAAACAACGGAAACTCTGGGAAGTAAAATTTCTCTAATTCGAGGAGAAAGTTAA
- a CDS encoding class I SAM-dependent methyltransferase, producing the protein MKQRFKKHKEPSHTKDVSTSWDPIASDYHKIVQTKGHYYHREVILPKLLPLLSLNTNSSVLDIGCGQGILERALPATCAYLGVDISPKLIAIAKNICSTKSHRFLVHDAHQPLHSQEKFSHAAAILSLQNMESPDKVIGNVAKQLHSQGKFFIVLNHPCFRIPRASSWHFIEEKKLMARHIERYLSPMKIPIVTHPGKKHSTSTLSFHFPLSFWTQALSSHGFAIHNIEEWISPKASTGKRAKSENLCRKEFPLFLMISSVKTN; encoded by the coding sequence ATGAAACAGCGCTTCAAAAAACATAAAGAGCCATCTCACACAAAGGATGTTTCAACTTCCTGGGACCCTATTGCTAGCGATTACCATAAGATCGTTCAGACAAAAGGGCACTATTACCATAGAGAGGTCATCCTTCCTAAACTTCTTCCTTTGCTTTCTTTAAATACAAACTCCTCTGTTCTTGATATTGGCTGTGGGCAGGGGATCCTTGAAAGAGCCCTCCCTGCAACCTGCGCATATTTAGGAGTCGACATTTCCCCAAAACTCATTGCTATAGCAAAAAACATCTGCAGCACCAAATCTCATCGATTTCTTGTGCATGATGCTCACCAACCCTTACACTCTCAAGAAAAGTTCTCACATGCAGCAGCAATTCTATCACTACAAAATATGGAATCCCCTGATAAGGTCATAGGAAACGTAGCTAAACAACTTCACTCCCAAGGAAAATTCTTTATTGTACTGAACCACCCATGCTTCCGTATTCCCAGAGCTTCTTCTTGGCACTTCATAGAAGAAAAAAAACTTATGGCTCGGCATATCGAAAGATACCTTTCCCCCATGAAAATCCCCATCGTTACACATCCTGGAAAAAAACACTCTACTTCAACATTATCATTTCACTTTCCCTTAAGTTTCTGGACCCAAGCCCTATCCTCTCATGGCTTTGCTATCCATAACATCGAAGAGTGGATCTCCCCAAAAGCTTCCACAGGGAAACGAGCAAAATCTGAAAACCTCTGCCGTAAAGAGTTTCCATTATTTCTTATGATTTCAAGCGTTAAAACCAATTAA
- a CDS encoding ATP-binding cassette domain-containing protein, giving the protein MSVRVENLSYRVKGKEILSNVSFSLECGHITLFVGKSGSGKTTLLRTLVGLAKPSEGKIFMDKESSPALVFQQPELFPHMTVLENCVHPQVHVKKASPQEAKDSAYELLITLGIENLGDSYPSQLSGGQKQRVAIVRSLCMGKRTLLFDEPTSALDPFSTAAFKSLLEELKAQDLAIGISTHDIPFVQSSLDRIYLIEQGKILGAYDSCEGALHREHPIFQYLEAARLLH; this is encoded by the coding sequence ATGAGCGTAAGGGTAGAGAATCTTTCCTATAGGGTAAAGGGAAAGGAGATTTTGTCTAATGTTTCTTTTTCCTTAGAGTGTGGGCACATCACTTTGTTTGTGGGAAAGAGTGGTTCTGGAAAAACGACACTTTTACGTACCCTTGTGGGGTTGGCAAAGCCTTCAGAGGGAAAGATCTTTATGGATAAGGAGAGTAGTCCTGCGTTGGTTTTTCAGCAGCCAGAGCTTTTCCCCCACATGACGGTGTTAGAAAACTGTGTCCATCCACAAGTACATGTAAAAAAAGCCTCCCCTCAGGAGGCAAAGGATAGTGCTTATGAATTGTTAATCACTTTAGGCATAGAGAATCTGGGGGATAGTTATCCTTCTCAGTTGTCTGGAGGGCAGAAGCAGCGTGTCGCAATTGTCCGTTCATTGTGTATGGGGAAGCGAACTTTACTTTTTGATGAGCCAACCTCTGCCTTGGATCCTTTTTCTACGGCAGCATTTAAGAGCCTTTTGGAGGAGTTGAAGGCCCAAGATCTCGCCATTGGAATCTCTACGCATGATATTCCTTTTGTGCAAAGCTCTTTAGATCGTATTTACTTAATAGAGCAAGGAAAGATTTTAGGAGCTTATGATAGCTGCGAAGGGGCTCTTCATAGAGAGCATCCGATTTTTCAATACCTTGAGGCAGCTAGGCTTTTGCATTAA
- the accC gene encoding acetyl-CoA carboxylase biotin carboxylase subunit: MKKVLIANRGEIAVRIIRACHDLGLSTVAVYSLADQEALHVLLADEAICIGEPQAAKSYLKISNILAACEITGADAVHPGYGFLSENSSFASICESCGLTFIGPSAESIATMGDKVAAKLLAKKIKCPVIPGSEGIVQSESEGFKIAEQIGFPIVIKAVAGGGGRGIRIVKEKDMFYRAFAAARTEAEAGFNNPDVYIEKFIENPRHLEVQVIGDKHGNYVHLGERDCTVQRRRQKLIEETPSPILSPEIRAKVGKVAVDLARSAGYFSVGTVEFLLDKDKKFYFMEMNTRIQVEHTITEEVTGIDLVKEQILVAMGKRLPWKQKSITFSGHVIQCRINAEDPSNNFTPSPGRLDYFLPPGGPSVRIDGACYSGYTIPPYYDSMVAKVITKGKDREEAIAIMQRALKEFHIGGVHSTIPFHQFMLDNPKFLQLDYDINYVDNLLAQGTSLF; this comes from the coding sequence ATGAAGAAAGTCTTGATTGCTAATAGAGGAGAAATCGCAGTTCGTATTATACGGGCATGTCATGATTTAGGGCTATCTACTGTTGCGGTTTATTCTTTAGCTGATCAAGAAGCTCTTCATGTGTTGCTTGCAGATGAGGCGATTTGCATTGGTGAACCCCAAGCAGCAAAATCTTATTTAAAAATCTCCAATATTTTGGCGGCTTGTGAGATTACAGGAGCCGATGCTGTCCATCCTGGCTACGGTTTTTTAAGTGAGAACTCCAGTTTTGCTTCTATATGCGAAAGTTGTGGGTTAACATTTATTGGTCCAAGCGCAGAATCTATTGCCACTATGGGAGATAAAGTTGCTGCAAAGCTTCTTGCAAAGAAGATTAAGTGTCCCGTAATTCCTGGATCTGAGGGTATTGTTCAAAGCGAAAGCGAAGGCTTTAAAATTGCAGAGCAAATAGGATTCCCTATAGTGATTAAAGCAGTCGCTGGAGGTGGAGGTCGAGGGATTCGTATTGTTAAAGAAAAAGACATGTTTTACCGTGCATTTGCTGCTGCTAGAACAGAGGCAGAAGCAGGTTTTAATAACCCCGACGTGTATATTGAGAAGTTTATAGAGAATCCCCGCCATTTGGAAGTGCAGGTCATTGGAGATAAACACGGAAATTATGTACATCTTGGTGAGAGGGACTGTACTGTACAGAGACGTCGGCAAAAACTTATTGAAGAAACTCCAAGTCCTATTTTGTCTCCAGAGATTCGAGCGAAAGTTGGGAAGGTCGCTGTAGATTTAGCTCGCAGTGCAGGGTATTTTTCTGTGGGTACTGTAGAATTTCTTTTAGATAAGGATAAGAAGTTCTATTTTATGGAGATGAATACAAGAATCCAGGTAGAGCATACGATCACAGAAGAAGTTACAGGAATAGATCTTGTTAAAGAGCAAATTCTTGTAGCTATGGGTAAGCGTCTCCCTTGGAAACAAAAAAGTATTACATTCTCGGGCCATGTCATTCAGTGCCGGATTAATGCTGAAGACCCTTCGAATAATTTTACTCCTTCCCCAGGACGTTTAGATTATTTTTTACCCCCTGGAGGGCCCTCTGTTCGTATTGATGGTGCATGTTATAGCGGGTATACTATTCCTCCATACTACGACTCTATGGTGGCAAAGGTTATCACAAAAGGGAAAGATCGAGAGGAGGCTATTGCAATTATGCAACGCGCCTTGAAGGAGTTTCATATTGGTGGCGTGCACTCTACGATTCCTTTCCATCAGTTTATGCTTGATAATCCCAAGTTTCTCCAGCTGGATTACGATATTAACTATGTCGATAATCTCCTTGCGCAAGGGACGTCTTTATTTTAA
- a CDS encoding DUF648 domain-containing protein has product MLSFLTPITFSPSFADFTRLQGIRFGWLEKIACKVDAYFNLFGKRLRIVKETASGTGVLCLEQFDVIGLKEKIFKVISYVLLLPLVIMLIIKTILRGILHLKYGALCLVHKDELRDLLIFHNEEYYFSKLHSRVHRDIWLCHRDVRSGLTKEELERKGINLVWDTELPEKAVVANLPAVVFKLKKYPGFVFSSFSGGAEEIAYNLNAIRIMETPKIFDIQPAIRCQVIPPIGPIDFPYSLIVQGIFAW; this is encoded by the coding sequence ATGTTGAGCTTTTTAACTCCTATAACGTTTTCTCCAAGCTTTGCGGATTTTACGAGACTTCAAGGAATTAGATTTGGGTGGTTAGAGAAGATAGCATGCAAGGTAGATGCGTATTTCAATCTTTTTGGAAAGCGTCTTAGGATAGTTAAGGAGACTGCATCGGGAACAGGGGTGTTGTGTTTAGAACAGTTTGATGTAATTGGCTTAAAAGAGAAAATCTTTAAGGTAATTTCTTATGTGCTTCTTCTCCCCCTAGTGATTATGTTAATCATAAAGACAATCTTGCGAGGGATATTGCATTTAAAATATGGGGCCTTATGCCTAGTTCATAAGGATGAACTTCGCGATTTATTAATATTTCATAATGAGGAGTATTACTTTTCTAAACTACATTCTAGAGTGCATAGGGATATTTGGTTGTGCCATAGGGACGTGCGTTCTGGGCTGACAAAAGAAGAGTTAGAGCGTAAGGGGATTAATTTGGTTTGGGATACAGAGCTTCCAGAAAAAGCTGTTGTCGCGAATCTTCCTGCAGTAGTATTTAAATTGAAGAAATATCCAGGATTTGTTTTTTCTTCTTTCTCTGGGGGGGCTGAGGAAATAGCTTATAATCTCAATGCGATCCGTATTATGGAGACTCCGAAGATCTTTGATATCCAACCTGCAATTCGCTGTCAGGTTATACCTCCTATTGGGCCTATAGATTTTCCTTATTCATTGATTGTTCAAGGGATTTTTGCGTGGTAG
- the accB gene encoding acetyl-CoA carboxylase biotin carboxyl carrier protein: protein MDLKQIEKLMIAMGRNGMKRFVIKREGIELELERDTGEKNQEPVFYDSRLFAGFSQERPIPTDPRDVAKDFSSDKVSELGDAQAGDFISSPLVGTFYSAPAPDAQPFVKPGDIISEDTIVCIVEAMKVMNEVKAGMSGRIVEVLLTNGDPVQFGSKLFRIVKAE from the coding sequence ATGGATTTAAAACAAATAGAAAAGCTCATGATCGCTATGGGGCGTAACGGTATGAAGCGTTTTGTTATAAAACGCGAAGGGATCGAGCTTGAGTTGGAAAGGGATACAGGAGAAAAAAATCAGGAGCCTGTTTTCTACGATAGTCGACTATTTGCTGGTTTTTCTCAGGAGCGCCCCATCCCTACAGATCCTCGAGATGTTGCTAAGGATTTTTCCTCAGATAAGGTTTCTGAGTTAGGAGATGCGCAAGCTGGAGATTTTATTAGCTCTCCTCTTGTGGGAACATTTTATAGTGCTCCGGCTCCAGATGCACAACCTTTTGTCAAACCTGGAGATATTATTTCTGAAGATACTATAGTATGCATTGTTGAAGCCATGAAAGTTATGAACGAAGTCAAGGCTGGCATGAGTGGACGTATCGTTGAAGTTTTGCTTACTAATGGTGATCCTGTCCAATTTGGATCTAAGTTGTTTCGTATTGTGAAGGCTGAGTAG
- a CDS encoding elongation factor P has translation MVLSSQLSVGMFISTKDGLYKVLSVTKVPGPKGESFIKASLKASNSDVVIERNFKANQEVKEAHFESRILEYLYPEEDSYLFLDLGNYEKVYLSKEIMKGNFLFLKAGITVSAMVYDNIVFSVELPHFLELMVSKTDFPGDALSLSGGTKTALLETGIEVLVPPFVEIGDVIKIDTRTCEYIQRV, from the coding sequence ATGGTATTAAGCAGCCAACTATCCGTAGGAATGTTTATTTCTACAAAAGACGGTCTCTATAAGGTTCTTTCTGTGACTAAGGTTCCAGGACCTAAAGGAGAGTCTTTTATAAAAGCTTCCTTAAAGGCTTCAAATTCTGATGTTGTTATTGAAAGGAACTTTAAGGCAAATCAAGAGGTTAAGGAGGCCCACTTTGAATCTCGGATCTTAGAATATCTTTATCCCGAGGAGGATAGTTATCTTTTCTTAGATTTAGGAAACTATGAAAAGGTCTATCTTTCTAAAGAAATTATGAAAGGAAACTTTTTGTTTTTGAAGGCAGGAATTACAGTATCTGCAATGGTGTATGATAATATCGTGTTTTCTGTAGAACTCCCACATTTTCTTGAGTTAATGGTATCAAAAACAGATTTTCCTGGAGATGCGCTTTCCCTATCGGGGGGAACAAAAACCGCCTTACTTGAAACAGGTATAGAAGTATTAGTACCACCTTTTGTAGAAATAGGTGATGTTATAAAAATTGATACGCGGACATGTGAATATATTCAGCGTGTCTAA